A part of Arachis hypogaea cultivar Tifrunner chromosome 12, arahy.Tifrunner.gnm2.J5K5, whole genome shotgun sequence genomic DNA contains:
- the LOC112726293 gene encoding putative disease resistance RPP13-like protein 1 isoform X2 — MAGALVAGALLSGFINIVINKSLREDVVNRVLGKKLGPGLVERLKISLHAAEAVLDDAEYKQLGDERVRDWLNSLRDAVYDADDFLDSVLTKAATQKEEILSGKKCFIVLDDVWSEDADKWKQFITPFQGGAKGSTILLTTRNQEVASVVQTCPSCTLNELSEESCWLLFAANACFPVLNRNPTLEDVGRKIVKKCKGLPLAVETLGRLLQGKDDVKEWNVVLMNDIWELKNSKIIPALLISYFQLPPYLKRCFVYCSLFPKDYYFDKLKLILLWMAEDLLRPPKRGESLEEVGSQCFEELASRLFFKPAAKDFPENYVMHDLLHDLAVFLAGDFYCRIEEFGEQEEKKVLIRHLSHLTYGSLVHPISKAFKFIVKSESLRTSLYIDDLLSLKSRASKLKYLRVLSFSKLDVLPDSIGKLIHLRYLNLFRTNVKTLPESLCNLYNLQTLILYECSKLAMLPDGMHKLVKLRHLLLGGTCLKEMPRGISKLKHMHILDYFVVGKHKDNGIQELGGLSNLEGLFEIRKLENVADVRQARSARMLEKDRIDKLLLEWSWDHEMVSNTETERDILDGLQPHNGLKELKIMGYKGERFPDWVGHSSYNNMTTVWLSCKNCCMLPSLGQLPSLKSLRIEGFLELKRIGDEFYKSDSHHDSSPTAPFPSLETLEFHKMPCWEEWHVPDPEAFPQLKILRIERCPMFKGDMLNGIFRRRVSCLSDVSKVEMREDDEAGGDDLSIRGSQSFNARTINHLCCLQELRISGCPSIVSFPGNCIPKSLQKLKLCKCSKLEFPEQQQHKYDLVELQIEESCDSLTSLSLDVFPNLKNLEIFSCRNLESVSISDPPHAALQRLIFRRCSNLVSFAGGLAAPNLTQLTIFDCPELVSFAGEGVAAPNLTHLGLSKCDKLEALPRDMKSLLPSLHSLLISGSDMCWMAEGGLPPNLKSLFVGTSEQQMRDLSWMGNLHALTHLTIYGSYCDNIKSYPEVGSLPHLPSLTTLHIKEFDNLETLECNELLRLTSLQQLHINSCPRLENMEGEKLPPSLLLLKMEYCGLLGEHCKNKHQLIWPKISHIPTIQVDDKQIF, encoded by the exons ATGGCTGGTGCACTTGTTGCTGGAGCTTTGCTCTCTGGATTCATTAACATTGTCATTAACAAATCCCTTAGAGAGGATGTGGTCAACCGGGTCTTGGGCAAGAAACTTGGCCCTGGCTTGGTTGAGAGGCTGAAAATTTCTCTGCATGCTGCTGAAGCTGTGCTTGATGATGCTGAGTACAAGCAACTGGGTGACGAACGCGTGAGGGATTGGCTCAACAGTCTGAGAGATGCTGTTTATGATGCTGATGACTTTCTGGATTCTGTACTCACCAAAGCCGCCACTCAAAAGGAG GAAATCTTGTCGGGAAAGAAGTGCTTTATTGTTCTAGACGATGTCTGGAGCGAAGATGCCGATAAGTGGAAGCAATTTATAACTCCTTTTCAAGGTGGGGCTAAGGGTAGTACAATTCTTCTAACAACTCGCAATCAAGAGGTTGCTTCAGTAGTTCAAACATGTCCCTCTTGCACTCTTAATGAGTTGTCCGAAGAGTCTTGTTGGTTATTGTTTGCAGCCAATGCATGTTTTCCGGTGTTAAACAGGAACCCAACACTAGAGGATGTCGGTAGAAAGATTGTCAAGAAGTGTAAGGGGTTGCCATTAGCTGTAGAAACACTTGGGCGTTTGTTGCAAGGAAAGGATGATGTTAAAGAATGGAATGTTGTTTTAATGAATGACATTTGGGAAttgaaaaatagtaaaattattCCAGCATTGTTAATAAGCTACTTCCAGCTACCTCCTTACTTGAAGCGTTGTTTCGTTTATTGTTCATTGTTCCCCAAAGATTACTATTTTGATAAACTCAAACTAATTTTGCTGTGGATGGCTGAAGATCTTTTAAGGCCAccaaagagaggagagagtttAGAAGAGGTTGGTTCTCAGTGTTTTGAAGAGTTAGCTTCAAGGTTATTTTTTAAACCAGCTGCTAAGGATTTTCCCGAGAATTACGTGATGCATGATCTCTTGCATGACTTGGCAGTATTCcttgctggagacttctattgtAGAATAGAAGAGTTTGGTGAACAAGAAGAGAAGAAGGTTCTCATTCGTCATTTGTCACATTTGACATATGGAAGCTTAGTTCATCCAATCTCAAAAGCTTTTAAATTCATTGTGAAATCAGAATCTTTGAGGACATCTTTGTATATCGATGATTTGTTAAGCCTGAAAAGCAGAGCATCAAAGTTGAAATACTTGAGAGTTTTATCCTTTAGTAAACTTGATGTATTACCAGATTCAATAGGTAAATTGATTCATCTACGCTATTTGAATCTCTTTAGGACCAATGTTAAGACATTACCAGAGTCATTATGCAACTTGTATAATCTACAAACATTAATATTGTATGAATGTTCTAAACTGGCCATGTTGCCCGATGGCATGCATAAACTCGTGAAATTACGGCATCTTCTCCTTGGTGGAACTTGTTTGAAAGAAATGCCTAGAGGAATAAGTAAATTGAAACACATGCATATTTTAGATTACTTTGTGGTGGGCAAGCACAAAGACAATGGAATCCAGGAATTAGGAGGGCTCTCAAATCTTGAAGGATTATTTGAGATTAGGAAGTTGGAGAATGTTGCTGATGTCAGACAAGCCAGGAGTGCAAGGATGTTGGAGAAGGACCGCATTGACAAGTTATTGTTGGAATGGTCTTGGGATCATGAGATGGTTTCAAACACAGAGACTGAGAGAGATATACTCGACGGCTTGCaaccgcacaatggcttgaaagagTTGAAAATCATGGGATACAAGGGCGAAAGATTTCCAGATTGGGTGGGGCACTCTTCTTACAACAATATGACAACTGTATGGCTATCTTGCAAGAATTGCTGCATGCTGCCTTCACTTGGACAGCTGCCATCTCTAAAGTCCCTGCGCATTGAAGGTTTTCTTGAGCTCAAGCGTATTGGTGATGAGTTTTACAAGAGTGACAGCCATCATGATTCTTCGCCTACTGCACCGTTTCCCTCACTGGAGACGTTGGAATTTCATAAGATGCCATGCTGGGAGGAGTGGCACGTACCTGACCCAGAAGCTTTTCCTCAGCTTAAGATACTTCGAATAGAACGTTGTCCAATGTTCAAGGGAGATATGCTTAATGGCATATTCAGGAGAAGGGTTTCTTGTTTGTCGGATGTTTCGAAAGTAGAAATGCGGGAAGATGATGAAGCTGGTGGGGATGATTTATCAATAAGGGGATCTCAATCATTTAATGCAAGGACGATCAACCATCTGTGTTGCCTCCAAGAACTACGTATTTCAGGGTGTCCGTCAATTGTATCCTTTCCGGGTAATTGTATTCCCAAATCTTTGCAAAAGCTGAAACTCTGCAAGTGTAGTAAACTAGAATTCCCGGAGCAACAGCAGCACAAGTATGATTTGGTAGAGCTACAAATAGAAGAGAGCTGTGATTCACTGACCTCCTTGTCGTTGGATGTCTTTCCCAATCTCAAGAATTTGGAGATATTCAGTTGTAGGAATCTGGAATCAGTGTCAATTTCAGATCCACCACACGCTGCTCTTCAACGTCTCATATTCAGGAGGTGCTCCAATTTAGTGTCATTTGCAGGAGGACTGGCTGCACCCAACTTGACTCAGCTCACCATCTTTGATTGTCCGGAGTTAGTCTCATTTGCAGGAGAAGGAGTGGCTGCACCCAACTTGACTCATCTCGGCCTCTCAAAATGCGACAAGTTGGAGGCATTACCACGTGATATGAAGAGTCTACTCCCAAGTTTACACTCTCTCCTGATATCTGGCTCAGATATGTGCTGGATGGCGGAGGGTGGTTTACCGCCAAACTTGAAATCACTTTTTGTGGGAACTAGCGAGCAACAAATGAGGGATCTATCATGGATGGGCAACTTGCACGCCCTCACTCATCTTACCATTTATGGTTCTTACTGCGACAACATAAAGTCATACCCAGAGGTGGGTTCATTGCCTCACCTTCCCTCCCTTACCACTCTACATATCAAAGAGTTTGATAATCTGGAGACATTGGAGTGCAACGAGCTTCTCCGCCTCACCTCCCTTCAACAACTACATATTAATTCGTGTCCAAGGCTGGAGAATATGGAAGGAGAAAAGCTGCCTCCCTCTCTCTTGCTACTCAAAATGGAATACTGTGGTTTGCTGGGAGAACACTGCAAGAATAAGCATCAACTAATCTGGCCCAAAATTTCCCACATCCCCACCATTCAAGTTGATGACAAACAAATTTTCTGA
- the LOC112726293 gene encoding putative disease resistance RPP13-like protein 1 isoform X1 has product MAGALVAGALLSGFINIVINKSLREDVVNRVLGKKLGPGLVERLKISLHAAEAVLDDAEYKQLGDERVRDWLNSLRDAVYDADDFLDSVLTKAATQKEVCSFLPSFFLNRYRKMVDNMEGVVARIEFLVSQKDILGLQKNTKDNNLSSSSSSSSSWRETTCLMEGNIYGREDDQQALIKIINDNSESQLSVIPIVGMGGVGKTTLAKWAYSVAEGFDLKAWICISETFDVAEITRKTVEEITKSSCDLRSLNLLQNELQEILSGKKCFIVLDDVWSEDADKWKQFITPFQGGAKGSTILLTTRNQEVASVVQTCPSCTLNELSEESCWLLFAANACFPVLNRNPTLEDVGRKIVKKCKGLPLAVETLGRLLQGKDDVKEWNVVLMNDIWELKNSKIIPALLISYFQLPPYLKRCFVYCSLFPKDYYFDKLKLILLWMAEDLLRPPKRGESLEEVGSQCFEELASRLFFKPAAKDFPENYVMHDLLHDLAVFLAGDFYCRIEEFGEQEEKKVLIRHLSHLTYGSLVHPISKAFKFIVKSESLRTSLYIDDLLSLKSRASKLKYLRVLSFSKLDVLPDSIGKLIHLRYLNLFRTNVKTLPESLCNLYNLQTLILYECSKLAMLPDGMHKLVKLRHLLLGGTCLKEMPRGISKLKHMHILDYFVVGKHKDNGIQELGGLSNLEGLFEIRKLENVADVRQARSARMLEKDRIDKLLLEWSWDHEMVSNTETERDILDGLQPHNGLKELKIMGYKGERFPDWVGHSSYNNMTTVWLSCKNCCMLPSLGQLPSLKSLRIEGFLELKRIGDEFYKSDSHHDSSPTAPFPSLETLEFHKMPCWEEWHVPDPEAFPQLKILRIERCPMFKGDMLNGIFRRRVSCLSDVSKVEMREDDEAGGDDLSIRGSQSFNARTINHLCCLQELRISGCPSIVSFPGNCIPKSLQKLKLCKCSKLEFPEQQQHKYDLVELQIEESCDSLTSLSLDVFPNLKNLEIFSCRNLESVSISDPPHAALQRLIFRRCSNLVSFAGGLAAPNLTQLTIFDCPELVSFAGEGVAAPNLTHLGLSKCDKLEALPRDMKSLLPSLHSLLISGSDMCWMAEGGLPPNLKSLFVGTSEQQMRDLSWMGNLHALTHLTIYGSYCDNIKSYPEVGSLPHLPSLTTLHIKEFDNLETLECNELLRLTSLQQLHINSCPRLENMEGEKLPPSLLLLKMEYCGLLGEHCKNKHQLIWPKISHIPTIQVDDKQIF; this is encoded by the coding sequence ATGGCTGGTGCACTTGTTGCTGGAGCTTTGCTCTCTGGATTCATTAACATTGTCATTAACAAATCCCTTAGAGAGGATGTGGTCAACCGGGTCTTGGGCAAGAAACTTGGCCCTGGCTTGGTTGAGAGGCTGAAAATTTCTCTGCATGCTGCTGAAGCTGTGCTTGATGATGCTGAGTACAAGCAACTGGGTGACGAACGCGTGAGGGATTGGCTCAACAGTCTGAGAGATGCTGTTTATGATGCTGATGACTTTCTGGATTCTGTACTCACCAAAGCCGCCACTCAAAAGGAGGTATGTTCTTTCTTGCCTAGTTTCTTTCTCAACCGATATAGGAAGATGGTAGATAACATGGAAGGGGTGGTTGCAAGAATAGAAtttcttgtaagtcaaaaagATATCCTTGGTCTTCAAAAGAATACCAAGGATAATAAcctgtcatcatcatcatcatcatcatcatcatggcgAGAAACCACATGTCTGATGGAAGGGAACATATATGGCAGGGAGGATGATCAACAAgctttaatcaaaataataaatgacAACAGTGAATCTCAGTTATCTGTGATTCCAATTGTTGGCATGGGTGGGGTTGGTAAAACAACCTTAGCCAAATGGGCGTACAGTGTCGCGGAGGGATTTGATCTCAAAGCATGGATCTGCATCTCTGAAACATTTGATGTTGCTGAGATTACAAGGAAAACCGTGGAGGAAATTACTAAAAGTTCTTGTGACCTTCGGAGTTTAAATTTGCTTCAAAATGAATTGCAGGAAATCTTGTCGGGAAAGAAGTGCTTTATTGTTCTAGACGATGTCTGGAGCGAAGATGCCGATAAGTGGAAGCAATTTATAACTCCTTTTCAAGGTGGGGCTAAGGGTAGTACAATTCTTCTAACAACTCGCAATCAAGAGGTTGCTTCAGTAGTTCAAACATGTCCCTCTTGCACTCTTAATGAGTTGTCCGAAGAGTCTTGTTGGTTATTGTTTGCAGCCAATGCATGTTTTCCGGTGTTAAACAGGAACCCAACACTAGAGGATGTCGGTAGAAAGATTGTCAAGAAGTGTAAGGGGTTGCCATTAGCTGTAGAAACACTTGGGCGTTTGTTGCAAGGAAAGGATGATGTTAAAGAATGGAATGTTGTTTTAATGAATGACATTTGGGAAttgaaaaatagtaaaattattCCAGCATTGTTAATAAGCTACTTCCAGCTACCTCCTTACTTGAAGCGTTGTTTCGTTTATTGTTCATTGTTCCCCAAAGATTACTATTTTGATAAACTCAAACTAATTTTGCTGTGGATGGCTGAAGATCTTTTAAGGCCAccaaagagaggagagagtttAGAAGAGGTTGGTTCTCAGTGTTTTGAAGAGTTAGCTTCAAGGTTATTTTTTAAACCAGCTGCTAAGGATTTTCCCGAGAATTACGTGATGCATGATCTCTTGCATGACTTGGCAGTATTCcttgctggagacttctattgtAGAATAGAAGAGTTTGGTGAACAAGAAGAGAAGAAGGTTCTCATTCGTCATTTGTCACATTTGACATATGGAAGCTTAGTTCATCCAATCTCAAAAGCTTTTAAATTCATTGTGAAATCAGAATCTTTGAGGACATCTTTGTATATCGATGATTTGTTAAGCCTGAAAAGCAGAGCATCAAAGTTGAAATACTTGAGAGTTTTATCCTTTAGTAAACTTGATGTATTACCAGATTCAATAGGTAAATTGATTCATCTACGCTATTTGAATCTCTTTAGGACCAATGTTAAGACATTACCAGAGTCATTATGCAACTTGTATAATCTACAAACATTAATATTGTATGAATGTTCTAAACTGGCCATGTTGCCCGATGGCATGCATAAACTCGTGAAATTACGGCATCTTCTCCTTGGTGGAACTTGTTTGAAAGAAATGCCTAGAGGAATAAGTAAATTGAAACACATGCATATTTTAGATTACTTTGTGGTGGGCAAGCACAAAGACAATGGAATCCAGGAATTAGGAGGGCTCTCAAATCTTGAAGGATTATTTGAGATTAGGAAGTTGGAGAATGTTGCTGATGTCAGACAAGCCAGGAGTGCAAGGATGTTGGAGAAGGACCGCATTGACAAGTTATTGTTGGAATGGTCTTGGGATCATGAGATGGTTTCAAACACAGAGACTGAGAGAGATATACTCGACGGCTTGCaaccgcacaatggcttgaaagagTTGAAAATCATGGGATACAAGGGCGAAAGATTTCCAGATTGGGTGGGGCACTCTTCTTACAACAATATGACAACTGTATGGCTATCTTGCAAGAATTGCTGCATGCTGCCTTCACTTGGACAGCTGCCATCTCTAAAGTCCCTGCGCATTGAAGGTTTTCTTGAGCTCAAGCGTATTGGTGATGAGTTTTACAAGAGTGACAGCCATCATGATTCTTCGCCTACTGCACCGTTTCCCTCACTGGAGACGTTGGAATTTCATAAGATGCCATGCTGGGAGGAGTGGCACGTACCTGACCCAGAAGCTTTTCCTCAGCTTAAGATACTTCGAATAGAACGTTGTCCAATGTTCAAGGGAGATATGCTTAATGGCATATTCAGGAGAAGGGTTTCTTGTTTGTCGGATGTTTCGAAAGTAGAAATGCGGGAAGATGATGAAGCTGGTGGGGATGATTTATCAATAAGGGGATCTCAATCATTTAATGCAAGGACGATCAACCATCTGTGTTGCCTCCAAGAACTACGTATTTCAGGGTGTCCGTCAATTGTATCCTTTCCGGGTAATTGTATTCCCAAATCTTTGCAAAAGCTGAAACTCTGCAAGTGTAGTAAACTAGAATTCCCGGAGCAACAGCAGCACAAGTATGATTTGGTAGAGCTACAAATAGAAGAGAGCTGTGATTCACTGACCTCCTTGTCGTTGGATGTCTTTCCCAATCTCAAGAATTTGGAGATATTCAGTTGTAGGAATCTGGAATCAGTGTCAATTTCAGATCCACCACACGCTGCTCTTCAACGTCTCATATTCAGGAGGTGCTCCAATTTAGTGTCATTTGCAGGAGGACTGGCTGCACCCAACTTGACTCAGCTCACCATCTTTGATTGTCCGGAGTTAGTCTCATTTGCAGGAGAAGGAGTGGCTGCACCCAACTTGACTCATCTCGGCCTCTCAAAATGCGACAAGTTGGAGGCATTACCACGTGATATGAAGAGTCTACTCCCAAGTTTACACTCTCTCCTGATATCTGGCTCAGATATGTGCTGGATGGCGGAGGGTGGTTTACCGCCAAACTTGAAATCACTTTTTGTGGGAACTAGCGAGCAACAAATGAGGGATCTATCATGGATGGGCAACTTGCACGCCCTCACTCATCTTACCATTTATGGTTCTTACTGCGACAACATAAAGTCATACCCAGAGGTGGGTTCATTGCCTCACCTTCCCTCCCTTACCACTCTACATATCAAAGAGTTTGATAATCTGGAGACATTGGAGTGCAACGAGCTTCTCCGCCTCACCTCCCTTCAACAACTACATATTAATTCGTGTCCAAGGCTGGAGAATATGGAAGGAGAAAAGCTGCCTCCCTCTCTCTTGCTACTCAAAATGGAATACTGTGGTTTGCTGGGAGAACACTGCAAGAATAAGCATCAACTAATCTGGCCCAAAATTTCCCACATCCCCACCATTCAAGTTGATGACAAACAAATTTTCTGA